In the genome of Halalkalicoccus subterraneus, one region contains:
- a CDS encoding DUF6653 family protein — protein sequence MAIRNPMSKGAWSRHTNPWSGATRMLGGAALLFALYRHSWKALGATVAFLILNPILFSEPEDTDNWLSEGVLGEEAWIADDNSMFGTGYPELLNVLNVPLYLYTLYAAYRQYPVRTFVGFVVTFVLKIAFVDAMGRYYRVRRDLR from the coding sequence ATGGCTATCCGAAATCCGATGTCCAAGGGCGCTTGGAGCCGGCATACGAACCCGTGGAGCGGTGCGACCCGCATGCTCGGAGGCGCGGCGTTGCTGTTCGCGCTGTATCGCCATTCGTGGAAGGCCCTCGGGGCGACGGTCGCCTTCCTCATCCTCAACCCGATCCTGTTCTCCGAACCCGAGGACACCGACAACTGGCTGAGCGAGGGTGTTCTCGGCGAGGAGGCGTGGATCGCCGATGACAACTCGATGTTCGGGACCGGCTACCCCGAACTCCTCAACGTACTGAACGTCCCGCTGTACCTGTACACTCTCTATGCGGCCTACCGCCAGTACCCGGTTCGAACGTTCGTCGGGTTCGTCGTCACGTTCGTCCTCAAGATCGCGTTCGTCGACGCGATGGGCCGGTACTACCGTGTCCGGCGCGACCTTCGGTAG